Within Ipomoea triloba cultivar NCNSP0323 chromosome 9, ASM357664v1, the genomic segment gtatatttaattaacgaggtcaaagatccgactcattaatcaaatatttgatccattaatcaaagatcttaCCCATCTTATGGATTGAGACttgtaagacggtctcacacaagtgttactcaaagtttaaaatatgaCCAAAGTAGATTATGAAACAAAACTCAGATAtcaatgaaaaattttaaaataagaatgttttttcatgcaaggaaaacaattatacaatatttatcaatatctatataataaaaaaatatcaatttctctttttatccatttatgtagacatatattatatttataatattttgtacaatatgaaaatatatacacattttttatagaattgtgattactggcgtaattatacacgttaattactacactgattacttattaaaaaaatattttaaaatatgtctaaactcatactcttaattaaaaaatcaaaaatttttaaacatttgtctaaatatgtaatatagttagggactacattaatccatataaatttaaaaattaaatttttttaatttataaatgtaattttcttaattataattaataaaataagtgttagtacatatttatatttttaaaaatgcatgcatacatatacttatgcactatattaatcatacagaaTTAAAAGgctatttttaaaactttttaaactttaattattttaattataatatatcaatataaattataattgcaaaaattacattatagaatttgcatatatacatattaataaatattagttgTATATACACTGcattacacaatcatataagaaaatgcatctgattagaatttaaaatcacatatacaatgtttaaaatttacaattttttaaatttctatgtATAAtattcttagttattattcatattgttagaattataatatatataaaatacgattaggaataattcaatttaattatgtaaatttttctctataaatttatatatacctgattagagattatattaatcatacaaaattttaattttgtatgctatgataattgatacttgaccaaatatatacaaaaatataatatattttaatattttaatattttaaaattttttatttaaattcataataaaaaattttccgtgcaccgcacgggtaaaacactagtttgagttaaaaacatttcaatattaactcccaactagtatggtagaagaaaatgtcactcttaatacatatatgttagtaatataattggattttactagaaaatttttataaaaatggtccaattgcacaaagtttgattgtttgatggttgaattgtacactttttaagtttaatgtgCTAATTGCACAAAAATGATAAGTTAAGTGGTCTATTTAACACTTTTTCCTAGAAACTAATAAAGGACTTAATTATTACCGTACCAGAATGAGTACAAGAATTTCATGTTCTGAAAACTTCTCCGGTTCGTCCTTTCCTTTGCCCTTGAATTCAAGCAGTATGCTCAAGAAATCTTTCGGATTTTCTCTGTCATCAGCACCTTCCTTCATGCGTTCCTTCAAGAACGATGAAGCGATTCCCATTGTTATCCCTGTCTCGCGAGTCATCTTCCTTCTTAATCCCTGCAAATCAAGCAACCTAAGACACGGGAAGATGTCGGAAATATTGGAACGCCCCGACAACTCTATCGTTCTCATCATTGCATTGTAGAACTCCGAGGTTATCTCGGCCTCAGGATCCGCTAAGTCACGCGACAGCACGACGTTCCCCAGCATGTTAAACGACGCCAGGAAAGCGAAACGCGCCACTTCAACACCGCGCCGCCCCGCTATAGAAGCTTCTTTCTCAATCCACATAAGCATGTCGTCCACGCTCTTTCTCCTAATAGCCGCCGTGTCGTTCATTTTGCGGCTAGTGAACATCTCGGCGCTGCAAACCCGCCGTAGCACCCGCCAGAACGCCCCGTACGGGGCTAGCGCCAGAGAGGCGTCGGCGTAATTGTAGCTCCTGCTGACGTCGCCGATTCTGCGATCCGCGAAGGAGACGTCGTGGTTCTTGAATAGCTCTGTAGCGGCCTCGACGGTTTGGATAACCATGGTGTTTATGGTGCCTATCCTTAGCCAAACGACAGGGCCGTACACTTGTTTCAGCCCTGCCATTGTTTTGTGCAGTTCGGGTCCTAGGTCTAGCATGTTGCCTAGAATCGGCAGGCCACGGGGCCCCGGAGGTAGATTATAGGATTTTGATTTTCTTGGGAAGAACACCAAGATCATCAATGGTGgtaataaaaggaaaatgaatagAAGTAGAAACCCCATTTCAGGTATTTGATATGCTACTTCATATttctttgtattttaattttgtgcaCCCATTGTAATGGGCCAATTGCCACTATATATAGACATTAGTGTACTATTAAAGAAATCTCCAACATTTCATATCAacgttaattaattaattaattccctACAATAAAATGTTACCAAAGTATTGGGTACTACAGCTAAGTTGGTCAATTGATTTGATAATCATAAAGTTTCAACCTCTTCCTGTGAGAGCTCTCCATTGACATTCTTAGTTTGAATTGGTCAACCATAGGTAACTTGGGGTAACCATAATCAAGTTGGTCAGACAGTTAATTTGGTAATTATGAGCTGAGCTTCCAAGTTTGACTTCTTGCATGATCGTGGGATGGTTTATgaccttgtggtcctttgccgactACGGCTATAAGTAGGTTTTACCTAGAGCACACTTACAGGTAACAACGATGAGCTTCCCTGTAAATCATAGTTATGAGCAACCTAAGTTGGTTACTTCATTGTGGCTTGCTGACTAGGATTATAAGGcatgtacataatgtgttaattacatgtacataatgGAACAAAGTTCAAAATGTGAATGGTGGACCCtaatccacgatataatttgtggATCCTAATCCTCATGTATACACCGTCGGTCTCATTTTAACTgtcaattcttttttcttagcttattttctttagtattttttaaaaaattaattttaaattttattgtgtttaatagtacatttaatatagtttctaaatatataaattttatatactaatataatactaaacttaatattgtgaataattaaattaaaaataaattcagccaaatctcgttaaccgaactagacacataaaatgagacagaagagtattaaataataaatatatctaattggaaaataacattttttgtccttggtttgtttcacttttaaaattttggtcaaTGTTAGTTGATTTAAACATATTAAGTCCCTTAATTGTCTATTATGTTGCACTTCCACTCCCcctattatataattattaaactcCATTagtaaacttttttttatgagattatttttgtaatttagaATCAATATCTATAGTTAAAGTTTCACTATTTATATGTGAACGTCATTTTTAACGGTGAATATTGATgtgattataattataaaaataacatcatatattaataaaattttacaattatataaaactagtgactaaaaatgtaatattataaataCTTAAGTTGACTTAACTTACAGAAAcgtttttttattctttttcttggAAACaagccaatcattattgcatggaccatggtccatacagctgtgtggaccatcattattgcatggaccatggtccatacagctgtgtggaccaaaaataaaaagtacattatttttgtactgtatgtacattattatacggtacattatttttgtactgagggtacattatttgatatatactatcaaataatgtacctacagtacaaaaataatgtacctttagtacaaaaaataatgtactttttatttttggtccacacagctgtgtggaccatggtgcatgcaataatttgccctataTCTAAGATTTGACTACACTTGCATATGGTGGATCCAACCTACAATAATTGCCAAAGNNNNNNNNNNNNNNNNNNNNNNNNNTCAGCAAATCTCGTTACGAACTAGACACTAAAATGAGACAGAAgagtattaataaataatatatctaattggaaaataacatttttgtccttggtttgtttcacttttaaaaatttggtCAATGTTAGTGATTTAAACATATTAAGTCCCTTAATTGTCTATTATGTTGCACTTCCACTCCCcctattatataattattaaactcCATtagtaaactttttttttatgagattattttttgtatttagaaTCAATATCTATAGTTAAAGTTTCTATTTATATGTGAACGTTTTAAC encodes:
- the LOC116029350 gene encoding cytochrome P450 76A2-like; its protein translation is MGFLLLFIFLLLPPLMILVFFPRKSKSYNLPPGPRGLPILGNMLDLGPELHKTMAGLKQVYGPVVWLRIGTINTMVIQTVEAATELFKNHDVSFADRRIGDVSRSYNYADASLALAPYGAFWRVLRRVCSAEMFTSRKMNDTAAIRRKSVDDMLMWIEKEASIAGRRGVEVARFAFLASFNMLGNVVLSRDLADPEAEITSEFYNAMMRTIELSGRSNISDIFPCLRLLDLQGLRRKMTRETGITMGIASSFLKERMKEGADDRENPKDFLSILLEFKGKGKDEPEKFSEHEILVLILEMFIAGTESTSSSVEWAMSELLRNPEAMEKARAEISKVVGSETKLEESDIDNLPYLQAVVKETFRLHPPLPFLLPRKSGEDTKFMGYDVPKDTQVFVNVWAIGRDPECWEDPLTFKPERFLGSNIDVKGQHFELLPFGAGRRICVGLPLGHRMTHFVLGSLLHQFDWEVEQSVDPKTMDMRDRVGITLRKLQPLKAIPRKHVIGNL